One genomic window of Sporocytophaga myxococcoides DSM 11118 includes the following:
- a CDS encoding porin family protein has protein sequence MKALLKNRFTGIFLFAVCLLTFRNTIAIAQDIHDPWKITIYYSPEYTSRILSVTSDQPNIKETRKKETGTYGYSLGLNFEKHLNDRFAFGLGGRYSRKGFKTPLTTLSTPVNGNDQAKGSFKAELFEFPVFVNYSYIKKEKISLFVRVGPSFNYLIKAKEKTDYYTSGTLTETSELTRDDANLNNFLMGGNIGTGVQAFISENIGFMLMPQFTYFFTPLRKDVPEKERLYSIGVNGGIILAF, from the coding sequence ATGAAAGCACTTCTTAAAAACAGATTTACTGGTATATTTCTCTTTGCAGTTTGCTTATTAACTTTTAGAAATACCATAGCAATAGCACAGGATATACATGATCCCTGGAAAATAACTATATATTATTCTCCAGAATATACCTCCAGAATCTTAAGTGTTACAAGTGATCAACCAAACATTAAAGAGACGCGCAAAAAAGAAACGGGGACTTATGGTTATTCTCTCGGATTAAATTTTGAAAAACACCTTAATGATAGATTTGCTTTTGGTCTTGGAGGCAGATACAGCAGAAAAGGTTTTAAAACGCCCTTAACAACATTAAGCACTCCTGTAAATGGAAATGATCAGGCCAAAGGTTCTTTTAAAGCGGAGCTATTTGAATTTCCGGTTTTCGTGAATTACAGCTATATCAAAAAAGAGAAAATCTCTCTATTTGTGAGAGTTGGCCCTTCTTTCAATTATTTGATAAAAGCAAAGGAAAAAACTGATTATTACACATCAGGCACTTTAACTGAAACATCGGAATTAACGCGAGATGATGCAAATTTGAATAATTTTTTAATGGGGGGAAATATAGGTACAGGAGTGCAAGCATTTATATCTGAAAATATTGGCTTTATGCTTATGCCACAGTTTACTTACTTTTTCACTCCATTACGCAAAGATGTGCCAGAAAAAGAAAGACTATATTCTATTGGAGTAAATGGAGGTATAATACTTGCCTTTTAA
- a CDS encoding RNA polymerase sigma factor codes for MANTAKEKIQQDHIPEEALVGLLKGKDQNALEYLYDHYSPAVFGIVLRIANSEKAAEKIFKEVFCEILKRISEFNHKTEKFFDWLLRIARSTALELVSKRGFKQNNLSDIVQMKTQEGILGNTEPAVSRDFLNNLNPEQKHYLDLIYFQGLTINQIAEKFNQPANAVRNKAKAALHMLKALHS; via the coding sequence ATGGCAAATACTGCTAAAGAAAAAATTCAACAAGATCACATCCCCGAAGAAGCTCTTGTTGGCCTGTTGAAAGGCAAAGACCAGAATGCATTGGAATACCTTTATGACCATTACTCTCCTGCCGTATTTGGAATTGTGTTACGTATAGCAAATTCCGAAAAAGCTGCCGAAAAGATATTTAAAGAAGTATTTTGTGAAATATTAAAAAGGATATCAGAATTCAATCATAAAACAGAGAAGTTTTTTGATTGGCTTTTGAGAATTGCAAGAAGTACAGCTTTAGAATTGGTTAGCAAAAGAGGGTTTAAGCAAAATAATTTATCAGATATAGTGCAGATGAAGACACAAGAGGGAATTCTTGGAAATACGGAACCTGCAGTATCAAGGGATTTTCTCAACAATCTTAATCCTGAACAAAAGCATTATCTGGACTTGATTTATTTCCAGGGTTTGACTATTAATCAGATTGCTGAAAAGTTTAATCAACCGGCAAATGCAGTAAGAAATAAAGCTAAGGCGGCTTTGCACATGTTAAAAGCATTACACTCCTGA
- the nth gene encoding endonuclease III encodes MLKKERFEKFLDHFSKNFPEPETELNYNNPYELLVAVILSAQCTDKRVNMVTPKLFERYPSAEIMANAPAEEIFELIRSISYPNNKSKHLAGMARMLINDFNGEVPEKVEDLQKLPGVGRKTANVIASVIYNQPTMAVDTHVFRVSKRIGLVSEKAKTPLEVEKELVKHIPQELIHKSHHWLILHGRYICLARNPQCHLCPLTSICKYYQKLPSAKQEEMKF; translated from the coding sequence ATGCTGAAGAAAGAACGCTTTGAAAAATTCCTGGATCATTTTAGCAAAAATTTTCCCGAACCTGAAACAGAATTAAATTATAACAATCCCTATGAATTACTTGTTGCCGTTATTCTGAGTGCGCAGTGTACTGATAAAAGGGTGAATATGGTAACTCCCAAATTATTTGAAAGATATCCTTCTGCAGAAATTATGGCAAATGCTCCTGCAGAAGAAATATTTGAACTTATCAGAAGTATTTCTTATCCCAATAATAAATCCAAACACCTGGCAGGAATGGCAAGAATGCTCATCAATGATTTCAATGGAGAGGTACCGGAGAAAGTAGAGGACCTTCAAAAATTGCCAGGAGTAGGAAGAAAAACAGCCAATGTTATAGCCTCTGTGATCTATAACCAGCCAACAATGGCGGTAGACACACATGTTTTCAGAGTATCCAAGCGGATCGGACTAGTTTCAGAAAAAGCAAAAACTCCTCTGGAAGTAGAGAAAGAACTAGTCAAACATATTCCTCAAGAACTTATTCATAAAAGTCACCATTGGCTGATCTTACACGGGAGGTATATATGCCTGGCAAGAAATCCTCAATGCCATCTCTGTCCTCTTACGTCTATCTGTAAATACTACCAAAAGTTACCTTCAGCTAAACAAGAAGAAATGAAGTTTTGA
- the gldJ gene encoding gliding motility lipoprotein GldJ encodes MNKIFTTLKGLSLIAAGAVIISACSKGNPTSTNPGKESTVTGLAYNEENGFEVKDFQGQPEGPNLVYIEGGRTVLGSFEEDILKSGDNVERTVTVASFYMDETEIANIHWLEYLFYIQRDSSQEFYESALPDTNVWASELAYNDPYVEHYLRYPGFRYFPLVGVNWIQAVDYCTWRTRVVNNELAKDAGVEVPEGGGRIPLESGVVLPNYRLPSEAEWEYAAQALIGNQWLDENQTHKRLYPWDGHALRNPYGKQMGMFLANFKRGRGDYAGIAGKLNDGAMITTYIYEYPPNDFGLYNMAGNVNEWVYDVYRPLSFQDFDDLNPLRRNGFLDEEKGYDKAGFQSLIDDHVRVYKGGSWKDVAYWMSPGTRRYLAEDSCTATIGFRCAMIQAGTNY; translated from the coding sequence ATGAATAAAATTTTCACCACTTTAAAAGGGCTATCCCTCATAGCAGCAGGAGCAGTAATCATCTCTGCCTGTTCAAAGGGAAATCCTACCAGCACCAACCCGGGCAAAGAAAGCACGGTTACCGGTCTGGCTTACAATGAAGAAAACGGTTTTGAAGTTAAAGATTTCCAAGGTCAGCCTGAAGGGCCAAACCTTGTGTACATCGAAGGCGGTAGAACTGTTTTAGGTTCTTTCGAGGAAGATATTCTTAAATCGGGAGACAACGTAGAAAGAACTGTTACGGTAGCGTCTTTTTACATGGATGAAACTGAAATTGCAAACATTCACTGGTTAGAGTATTTATTTTATATCCAGAGAGACTCTTCTCAGGAATTCTATGAATCTGCTCTTCCTGATACAAACGTTTGGGCAAGTGAGCTTGCTTACAATGACCCTTATGTTGAGCACTACTTAAGATATCCTGGTTTCCGTTATTTCCCATTAGTAGGAGTTAACTGGATTCAGGCAGTTGATTACTGTACTTGGAGAACAAGAGTTGTAAACAACGAGCTAGCTAAAGATGCAGGTGTTGAAGTACCTGAAGGCGGAGGAAGAATTCCTCTTGAGTCTGGTGTGGTTCTTCCGAACTACAGACTTCCATCTGAGGCTGAGTGGGAATATGCTGCTCAGGCACTTATTGGAAACCAGTGGTTGGATGAAAACCAAACACACAAAAGACTTTATCCTTGGGATGGTCACGCTCTTAGAAATCCATATGGAAAACAAATGGGTATGTTCCTTGCCAACTTTAAAAGAGGTAGAGGTGACTATGCCGGTATAGCTGGTAAATTGAATGATGGTGCAATGATCACTACTTACATCTACGAATATCCTCCAAATGACTTCGGTCTTTACAACATGGCTGGTAACGTAAACGAGTGGGTATATGATGTTTACCGTCCTCTTTCTTTCCAAGATTTTGATGACCTGAACCCACTTAGAAGAAACGGCTTCCTTGACGAAGAAAAAGGATACGATAAAGCTGGATTCCAGTCTCTTATCGATGACCACGTAAGAGTTTACAAAGGTGGAAGCTGGAAAGACGTTGCTTACTGGATGTCTCCTGGAACAAGAAGATACCTTGCAGAAGATTCTTGTACTGCAACTATCGGATTCCGTTGTGCGATGATCCAAGCTGGAACAAACTATTAA
- a CDS encoding ComF family protein — MKNLFYSFFELIYPQLCAGCNDGLLVNEEILCTSCLVNLPKAEIGLLSNNELEKRFYGKVMIDQAFVYLKFQKKSIVQNILFDIKYGGNKAAGRYLGKKFGLEILKKSPDFMPDLIAPVPLHSKRFRSRGYNQSFVIGEGLGESLGVCCKEIVGRVVSTSTQTKINRILRWKNVDGIFKVKDVSEISGKHILLIDDVVTTGSTMEACLLALLDAGASKVSIASVAIAT, encoded by the coding sequence ATGAAGAACTTATTTTATTCATTTTTTGAATTAATATACCCACAATTGTGTGCAGGGTGTAATGATGGTTTGTTAGTCAACGAAGAAATTCTTTGTACTTCCTGCCTTGTAAACTTGCCCAAAGCCGAGATAGGTCTTTTGTCAAACAACGAATTGGAGAAGCGATTTTATGGTAAAGTGATGATTGACCAGGCTTTTGTTTACCTCAAATTCCAAAAAAAGAGCATTGTACAGAATATTTTATTTGATATAAAGTATGGAGGAAATAAAGCTGCTGGAAGGTATTTGGGAAAAAAATTTGGTTTGGAAATTCTTAAAAAGTCTCCTGATTTTATGCCAGACTTGATAGCTCCTGTGCCTTTACATTCGAAAAGATTTAGATCCAGAGGATATAATCAAAGTTTTGTAATTGGGGAAGGACTTGGGGAGAGCCTAGGTGTTTGCTGTAAAGAGATTGTAGGCAGGGTTGTTTCAACTTCTACTCAGACAAAAATTAACAGGATTTTGAGATGGAAAAATGTTGATGGAATTTTTAAAGTCAAAGACGTTTCTGAGATTTCAGGTAAACATATCCTGTTGATTGATGATGTCGTTACAACTGGCTCAACCATGGAAGCCTGCCTGCTTGCTTTACTTGATGCCGGTGCCTCAAAGGTCAGTATTGCATCAGTGGCTATTGCTACATAA
- a CDS encoding GNAT family N-acetyltransferase produces the protein MERTTKVMIRHNEEERKFFTTIEGVECTLKYIKWNDLVWDFISAFIPQTLKQAKELRSTIVEYALNFAKMKNARIKASCSCVQDFLVEHPEYRNLIYYPY, from the coding sequence ATGGAGAGAACGACAAAAGTAATGATCAGACATAACGAAGAAGAAAGAAAATTCTTCACTACAATTGAAGGGGTTGAATGTACTTTGAAATACATAAAATGGAATGATCTTGTCTGGGATTTTATTAGTGCTTTTATTCCTCAGACCTTGAAACAGGCAAAAGAGCTACGGTCAACTATTGTTGAATATGCACTCAATTTTGCTAAAATGAAAAATGCACGGATCAAGGCCTCCTGCTCTTGTGTCCAGGATTTTCTTGTAGAACACCCAGAGTACAGGAATTTAATTTACTATCCATATTAA
- a CDS encoding DUF434 domain-containing protein, with protein sequence MPDKRKHRGAHPDDESNFNETKLPDLRKAVRDLSWLLSKNYNEASSLKLVGDRYRLNLRQQMAIRRSCCTHESLKHRLSIQKDAALLENSDVFVDGFNTLITIESFYSGACLFLGMDGCIRDLASIHGSYKKVMETPEALSQICSFLWALKPRSVTWYFDAPVSNSGRVKTLLKEISPDTTVELVPDADKQLILSKGIIVTTDGPLLDKMTAWYNLNSDLIYSLSNAFDLKLLNLKTSEI encoded by the coding sequence ATGCCAGACAAAAGAAAGCATAGAGGAGCTCATCCCGATGATGAAAGCAATTTTAACGAAACAAAATTGCCCGATTTAAGGAAAGCAGTGAGAGATCTTTCGTGGTTGCTTTCAAAAAATTATAATGAAGCCTCTTCACTTAAACTAGTCGGAGACAGGTATCGTCTTAATCTCCGTCAGCAAATGGCAATTCGGCGAAGCTGCTGTACACATGAATCTCTGAAACATAGGTTGTCCATTCAAAAAGATGCAGCATTACTCGAAAACTCAGATGTATTTGTTGACGGGTTTAATACTTTAATAACCATTGAGTCATTTTATTCCGGAGCCTGCCTATTCTTAGGGATGGACGGATGTATAAGAGATCTGGCATCTATTCATGGTTCTTATAAAAAAGTTATGGAAACGCCCGAGGCATTGTCTCAGATTTGTTCTTTCTTATGGGCCTTGAAACCCAGATCGGTGACTTGGTATTTTGATGCTCCGGTTTCCAACAGCGGGAGGGTTAAAACCCTTCTCAAAGAAATTTCCCCTGATACAACTGTGGAACTAGTTCCCGACGCAGACAAACAGCTAATTCTTTCGAAGGGGATTATTGTAACGACCGATGGCCCATTGCTTGATAAAATGACAGCCTGGTATAACCTAAACTCCGACCTTATCTACTCATTATCAAATGCATTTGACCTAAAACTTTTAAATTTAAAAACTTCTGAAATATAG
- a CDS encoding exodeoxyribonuclease III produces the protein MKILTYNVNGLRSAISKGFVKWLDATGADVICLQEIKSTPEQVDTTEIEELGFKYLSWHPAVKKGYSGVAIFSKIKPVNVCVGCGMEKYDYEGRVLRIDFETFSILNVYMPSGSSGEERQAFKMCWLDDFYNYVSTLRTDFPRLIVCGDYNICHQTIDIHNPKSNANSSGFLPEERAWMSKFFGSGFVDAFRHFNSEPHHYTWWTYRMNARSKNLGWRIDYHAVTENLKERLKRAIILNEAKHSDHCPVLIEIV, from the coding sequence TTGAAGATATTAACATATAACGTAAACGGCTTAAGATCAGCTATTAGTAAAGGGTTTGTAAAGTGGCTTGATGCAACAGGGGCAGATGTGATTTGCCTTCAGGAAATAAAATCAACTCCAGAACAAGTTGATACTACAGAAATTGAAGAATTAGGATTTAAATATTTGAGTTGGCATCCTGCAGTTAAAAAAGGATATAGTGGAGTTGCGATTTTTTCAAAAATTAAACCTGTAAATGTTTGTGTAGGTTGTGGTATGGAAAAATACGATTATGAGGGAAGAGTTTTAAGAATAGATTTTGAAACTTTTTCCATTCTCAACGTATATATGCCTTCAGGATCTAGCGGTGAAGAGAGACAAGCCTTTAAAATGTGCTGGTTAGATGATTTTTATAATTATGTTTCCACACTTAGGACAGATTTCCCCCGTTTAATTGTTTGTGGCGATTATAATATTTGCCATCAAACAATAGATATACACAACCCAAAATCCAACGCTAATTCTTCGGGATTTTTGCCAGAAGAAAGGGCATGGATGTCTAAATTCTTTGGAAGCGGTTTTGTAGATGCATTCCGGCACTTTAATTCTGAACCTCATCATTACACATGGTGGACATACAGAATGAATGCAAGAAGTAAAAATCTTGGCTGGCGCATAGATTATCATGCCGTAACAGAAAATTTAAAGGAGCGCCTTAAAAGGGCAATTATATTAAACGAAGCTAAACATTCAGACCATTGCCCGGTACTAATTGAAATTGTTTAG
- the uvrA gene encoding excinuclease ABC subunit UvrA, whose amino-acid sequence MGKIVTAEKSDVLDQLDPKKYIIIKNARVNNLKNLSVAIPRNKLVVITGLSGSGKSSLAFDTLFAEGQRMYVESLNAYARQFLVRMEKPEVDYIKGISPAIAIEQKINSKNPRSTVGTTTEIYDYLKLLFARVGKTFSPVSGNEVKKHSVEDVLNYINNLPEGEKIQILAPQKFPDKKKKEDVLNLLLQKGFSRILIDEEVLAIEELMENAGSIKKVKDFYLLIDRAMVNKNDEDLNFRLADSIQTGFIEGEGYCIIEVPGKKRETFSDKFELDGITFEEPSVNLFSFNNPFGACKRCEGFGHVLGIDEDLVFPDKSLSVYEGVIAPWRSEKMHKWAEPLLKNGIKFDFPIHRSYSDLDEKEKALLWEGNKYFDGLNDFFNYLESKTHKIQYRVMLSRYRGRTTCPDCRGTRLRKDASYVKIDGKSIVDLVLMPISKGIEFFSQIKLSSHDKQVGGRILKEISSRLNYLDRVGLGYLTLNRVSSTLSGGEYQRIRLATSLGSALVGSMYILDEPSIGLHPRDTRKLVSVLEDLRNIGNTVIVVEHEEEVMRAADQIIDIGPDAGAHGGQLIFQGSIEEMKDENVSHTSRYLHGAEGISVPKRRRSWHDFVEIKGARENNLNNLTVKFPLNTLCMITGVSGSGKSTLVKKILYPALKKLHGNMGEFTGRYDGVGGLLGKVSQVEFVDQNPIGKSSRSNPVTYVKAYDAIRNLYSEQPLAKARAYKPGNFSFNIEGGRCEICQGEGVVTVEMQFMADIHLKCEGCNGKRFKQEILDVIYKDKNITEVLDMTIDESLTFFGDKPKILEKLKPLADVGLGYIKLGQSSNSLSGGEAQRVKLASFLGKGNSEAKDHILFIFDEPTTGLHFHDIKKLLTALNALVEQGNSVIVIEHNMDMIKCADWIIDMGPEGGDGGGNVTFEGVPEDLVKLKNNYTASFLKDKL is encoded by the coding sequence ATGGGAAAAATAGTTACGGCGGAAAAATCAGATGTTTTAGATCAGCTTGATCCCAAAAAATACATCATTATTAAAAATGCCAGAGTTAATAATCTGAAAAATCTTTCTGTCGCGATTCCCAGAAATAAACTGGTAGTGATAACAGGATTATCCGGATCCGGGAAATCTTCTCTTGCATTTGATACATTATTTGCGGAAGGACAAAGAATGTATGTGGAAAGCTTAAACGCTTATGCCCGTCAATTTTTGGTAAGGATGGAAAAACCTGAAGTAGATTATATCAAGGGGATTTCTCCTGCTATTGCCATTGAGCAGAAAATTAACAGCAAAAATCCTCGCTCCACAGTAGGAACAACAACGGAGATTTATGATTATTTAAAACTTCTTTTTGCCAGGGTCGGAAAAACTTTTTCTCCTGTCTCAGGAAATGAGGTTAAAAAACATTCTGTAGAAGACGTTTTAAACTATATCAACAACTTACCAGAAGGAGAAAAAATACAGATTCTGGCCCCGCAAAAGTTTCCTGATAAAAAGAAAAAAGAAGATGTTCTCAATCTGCTTTTGCAAAAGGGATTTTCCAGAATTCTGATAGATGAAGAAGTCCTTGCAATTGAAGAATTAATGGAAAATGCCGGCTCTATTAAAAAGGTAAAAGATTTTTACCTATTGATAGATCGGGCAATGGTAAATAAAAATGACGAAGACCTTAACTTCAGACTTGCTGATTCTATACAAACCGGATTTATAGAAGGGGAAGGGTACTGCATTATAGAAGTCCCGGGAAAAAAGAGAGAGACATTTTCCGACAAATTCGAACTTGACGGAATTACATTTGAAGAACCATCCGTCAACCTTTTCAGCTTTAACAATCCTTTCGGTGCCTGCAAACGTTGCGAAGGATTTGGCCATGTCCTTGGTATTGATGAGGATCTCGTATTTCCTGATAAATCATTATCAGTGTATGAAGGTGTAATCGCTCCATGGAGAAGCGAAAAAATGCACAAATGGGCTGAACCACTTTTAAAAAATGGAATAAAATTCGACTTCCCGATTCACAGATCTTATTCGGATCTGGATGAAAAAGAAAAAGCATTACTATGGGAAGGCAATAAATATTTTGATGGGTTAAATGACTTTTTCAATTATCTCGAAAGCAAAACTCATAAAATTCAATATAGAGTAATGCTGTCCAGATACAGAGGAAGAACTACTTGTCCGGATTGCAGAGGAACACGATTAAGAAAAGATGCATCCTATGTTAAAATAGATGGAAAGTCGATTGTAGATCTGGTGCTGATGCCAATAAGCAAAGGCATTGAGTTTTTTAGTCAAATAAAACTCAGCAGTCACGATAAGCAGGTAGGTGGCAGAATCTTAAAAGAAATCTCCAGCAGGTTAAACTACCTGGATAGAGTTGGGCTTGGCTATCTTACATTAAACCGAGTCTCTTCGACACTTTCAGGAGGAGAGTATCAGAGAATAAGACTTGCTACATCTCTTGGTAGTGCGCTTGTGGGATCTATGTATATTCTCGATGAGCCAAGCATAGGATTACATCCGAGAGACACCAGGAAATTGGTTTCTGTTCTTGAAGATTTAAGAAATATTGGAAATACGGTCATTGTAGTAGAGCATGAGGAGGAAGTGATGAGGGCCGCAGATCAAATTATTGACATAGGTCCTGACGCAGGTGCTCATGGAGGACAACTCATCTTTCAGGGTAGCATTGAAGAAATGAAGGATGAAAATGTCTCCCATACATCTCGATATTTACATGGAGCAGAGGGCATTTCAGTTCCTAAAAGAAGACGCTCATGGCATGATTTTGTAGAGATAAAAGGAGCAAGGGAAAATAACTTGAATAATCTTACAGTTAAATTTCCTCTGAACACACTTTGTATGATTACCGGTGTGAGCGGATCCGGAAAATCCACTCTTGTTAAAAAAATCCTTTATCCTGCGCTTAAAAAACTTCATGGAAACATGGGAGAATTTACCGGTCGCTACGATGGGGTTGGAGGATTACTTGGCAAAGTTTCTCAGGTAGAATTTGTTGATCAAAACCCGATTGGCAAAAGCTCCCGTTCAAATCCTGTGACCTATGTAAAAGCTTACGATGCCATTAGAAATCTTTATAGCGAACAACCTTTAGCAAAAGCGCGTGCCTATAAGCCTGGAAATTTCTCCTTTAACATTGAAGGGGGAAGATGTGAGATTTGTCAGGGAGAAGGAGTAGTCACAGTTGAGATGCAGTTCATGGCAGACATTCACCTCAAATGTGAAGGTTGTAATGGCAAAAGATTCAAACAGGAAATTCTGGATGTTATTTATAAGGATAAAAACATCACTGAAGTACTGGATATGACGATAGACGAAAGTCTTACTTTCTTTGGAGACAAGCCTAAAATTCTTGAGAAACTTAAGCCCCTCGCTGATGTTGGGCTTGGCTATATTAAACTTGGTCAGTCATCCAACTCCCTAAGTGGAGGAGAAGCACAAAGAGTTAAACTGGCTAGTTTTCTAGGTAAGGGAAATTCAGAGGCTAAAGACCATATCCTCTTTATCTTTGACGAGCCCACAACCGGACTTCATTTCCATGACATCAAAAAATTATTGACTGCGCTTAACGCCCTTGTTGAGCAAGGAAATTCAGTTATCGTCATAGAACATAATATGGACATGATCAAATGCGCGGACTGGATTATTGACATGGGACCTGAAGGGGGAGACGGAGGAGGAAATGTCACCTTTGAAGGAGTGCCTGAAGATCTGGTTAAGCTGAAAAATAATTATACTGCTTCATTCCTGAAAGATAAGCTCTAA
- a CDS encoding RNA polymerase sigma factor — MKNAAIISDAKLVSLYISGDENSFAQLLKRHKTKVYTTIYLIVKDQYIAEDLLQETFIKAIKKLKSGDYNEEGKFLPWIVRIAHNLAIDYFRREKRYPTIIMEDGSNIFNSLDFSEDSTESLQIKDETHAILRKLIQTLPEPQREVLLMRHYGEMSFQEIADATGVSINTALGRMRYALINLRKKLEKQNVAYDKNFYPE; from the coding sequence ATGAAAAACGCTGCTATTATTAGTGATGCTAAATTGGTATCGCTTTACATCAGTGGTGACGAAAACTCTTTTGCTCAACTGCTTAAAAGGCATAAAACAAAAGTTTACACTACCATCTATCTCATTGTTAAAGATCAGTACATAGCCGAAGACCTGCTTCAGGAGACTTTTATCAAGGCTATTAAAAAACTTAAATCCGGAGATTATAACGAGGAAGGAAAGTTTCTACCCTGGATTGTGAGAATTGCTCATAACCTGGCGATAGACTATTTCCGTAGAGAAAAACGTTATCCTACTATAATAATGGAGGATGGGTCGAATATTTTCAATTCACTCGATTTTTCAGAAGATTCAACGGAATCGTTGCAAATAAAAGACGAAACCCATGCAATTCTGAGGAAATTGATTCAAACTCTCCCAGAACCTCAAAGAGAGGTTCTGTTAATGAGACATTATGGCGAAATGAGTTTTCAGGAAATCGCTGATGCAACCGGAGTTAGCATCAATACGGCCTTGGGAAGGATGCGCTACGCTCTCATTAATTTGAGGAAAAAGCTCGAAAAACAAAATGTAGCCTATGATAAAAATTTTTACCCAGAATGA
- a CDS encoding anti-sigma factor, giving the protein MTSQELINSGKLELYVLGELSESESHEIEIASAGNPDVNEEIRTLQNALRKYVMCFEKTPPLGYKRQVLEDLAKQNELRESDETSKKTINEKVEKFEMSEEKSKASNILLPIFIVTSVISLVAAAFFAYHMKNANIDLVNLNSDNSLVKESSLKEKENLLNEMVIVKSELQSALLSVEVLKDSNFTKIEMSSPDGAVKVPLYWNKLNGELFVDGANIPVLSEDKTYQLWAIYEGVPGNSGFVVGQVKSLQKMTGVSKAEAFSLTVESKGNNTDPSFENIYATITLE; this is encoded by the coding sequence ATGACTTCACAAGAATTAATTAATTCCGGAAAACTGGAGCTTTATGTTCTGGGAGAGTTATCAGAATCTGAGTCTCACGAAATTGAAATAGCGAGCGCAGGAAATCCGGATGTAAATGAGGAAATAAGAACACTTCAAAATGCATTAAGGAAATATGTAATGTGTTTTGAAAAGACTCCACCTTTGGGTTACAAGAGACAGGTGCTTGAGGATCTGGCAAAGCAGAATGAATTGCGTGAGTCTGATGAAACCTCAAAAAAAACAATCAATGAAAAGGTAGAGAAGTTTGAAATGTCAGAGGAGAAAAGCAAAGCTTCCAATATTTTACTTCCGATATTTATTGTTACGTCCGTCATTTCACTTGTAGCCGCTGCATTTTTTGCTTATCATATGAAAAATGCAAATATTGACCTGGTGAATTTGAATTCCGATAATTCTCTGGTTAAAGAGTCCTCATTAAAAGAGAAAGAAAATCTTTTGAATGAGATGGTAATAGTTAAAAGTGAATTACAATCTGCACTTTTAAGTGTTGAGGTTCTCAAAGATTCTAATTTTACGAAAATTGAAATGTCTAGTCCGGATGGTGCCGTTAAAGTCCCTTTATATTGGAACAAACTAAATGGAGAGCTTTTTGTGGACGGGGCAAATATACCAGTATTGTCTGAAGATAAAACCTATCAACTTTGGGCAATATATGAAGGTGTTCCTGGGAATTCAGGATTTGTAGTTGGTCAGGTAAAATCCTTACAGAAAATGACAGGCGTATCTAAAGCAGAGGCATTTTCTTTGACTGTCGAATCGAAGGGAAACAACACAGATCCTTCGTTTGAAAATATTTATGCTACGATTACTTTGGAATAA